A section of the Methanoregula formicica SMSP genome encodes:
- the cysD gene encoding sulfate adenylyltransferase subunit CysD, with protein sequence MTNGERYTLSTIQALEAESIHIIREVAAEFENPVMLYSVGKDSSVMAHLAIKAFYPEKVPFPFLHVDTGYKFPEMYQFRDEFVRKNNLRLVVYRNDAAFNSGMNPLEFGTVRCCAELKTKALLDALAKGGYDAAFGGSRRDEEKSRAKERIFSFRDQYGQWDPKNQRPELWDIYNGKINKGESIRVFPLSNWTELDIWTYIHHETISVVPLYFAKKRRIIRRGGQIIPVYPDTKILNGEEITECICRFRTLGCHFCTGAVMSSASTLPEIIEEMMAVRHSERITRIIDHDQDSSMEQKKREGYF encoded by the coding sequence ATGACCAACGGTGAACGATATACTCTTTCAACAATTCAGGCATTAGAAGCTGAGAGTATCCATATCATCCGTGAGGTTGCCGCCGAGTTTGAGAACCCGGTCATGCTCTATTCCGTGGGAAAAGATTCATCGGTCATGGCTCATCTTGCCATCAAGGCATTTTATCCTGAGAAAGTGCCTTTTCCTTTTCTGCATGTTGATACCGGGTATAAGTTTCCGGAAATGTACCAGTTCCGGGATGAATTTGTCAGGAAGAACAATCTCCGTCTTGTAGTATACCGGAATGATGCGGCATTCAATTCCGGGATGAATCCACTTGAGTTCGGCACGGTCAGATGCTGTGCAGAACTGAAGACAAAAGCACTGCTGGATGCCTTGGCGAAAGGGGGCTACGACGCGGCTTTCGGGGGATCGCGACGCGATGAGGAGAAGTCCCGTGCAAAAGAGAGAATATTCTCTTTCCGTGACCAGTACGGACAATGGGACCCGAAAAACCAGCGGCCGGAACTCTGGGATATTTATAACGGAAAAATCAACAAGGGAGAGTCAATCCGTGTTTTTCCCCTCTCGAACTGGACGGAACTTGATATCTGGACATATATCCACCACGAAACTATTTCAGTTGTTCCGCTCTATTTTGCGAAAAAGAGGCGGATTATCCGGCGCGGCGGGCAGATAATACCGGTATACCCCGATACAAAAATCCTGAATGGCGAGGAAATTACCGAATGCATCTGCCGATTCAGGACGCTCGGCTGCCATTTCTGTACCGGGGCTGTGATGTCTTCTGCATCAACGTTACCGGAGATTATCGAAGAGATGATGGCCGTGCGACATTCCGAGCGGATCACCCGGATTATCGACCATGACCAGGACAGTTCAATGGAGCAGAAGAAGCGGGAGGGATACTTCTGA
- a CDS encoding 50S ribosomal protein L11, with protein sequence MAEVVEVLVPGGKATAGPPLGPSLGPLGINVKAVVDEINKKTASFNGMQVPVKIEVDAKKNFTLTVGIPPTTALIKKEAGIEKGSAEPNAKVAGNLPFEAAVRIANMKLEGMLSYELKTAVREVVGTCVSVGVTVDGKKPKEVLKLIAEGKYDSQLAK encoded by the coding sequence ATGGCAGAAGTGGTCGAGGTTTTAGTACCCGGCGGAAAGGCAACAGCTGGTCCACCCCTTGGACCTTCGCTCGGACCCCTCGGTATCAACGTGAAGGCCGTAGTCGACGAGATCAACAAGAAGACCGCATCCTTCAACGGCATGCAGGTCCCTGTCAAGATCGAAGTCGACGCAAAGAAGAACTTCACGCTGACAGTCGGCATTCCGCCGACAACGGCACTCATCAAGAAAGAGGCCGGTATCGAGAAAGGTTCTGCAGAGCCCAACGCCAAAGTGGCAGGCAACCTGCCCTTCGAGGCCGCTGTAAGAATTGCCAACATGAAACTCGAAGGCATGCTCTCCTACGAGCTCAAGACTGCCGTCAGGGAAGTCGTGGGCACGTGCGTGAGTGTCGGAGTTACGGTCGATGGCAAGAAACCAAAAGAGGTTTTGAAGCTCATCGCCGAGGGCAAGTACGACAGCCAACTCGCGAAATAA
- a CDS encoding LolA family protein translates to MIKPDGRVRYEWKAPGSIRMEFIESGSPPSGTQYFVNRTMAIDYNPVEKKYQIHPDRKFLNGYDYQDMVQRMIKSGNYSVIGTMTENGRTLYGIEIVTEPWSAEYSGVVTSRIQAWVDPGTGLAWNISTYYPSDKVSRIIRYDTIEVNTGIPDSHFVFSVPQETEVQCGSGSGISNTDQYDPRKLSPALKPGCLDCTEALLTEPVGGFSGDYLLVGMLDYQGSKSVPNPDPWQSINYTYYSRNMSKGTVRYTISRVSGLYSTEPLSTGGNVSISIEPGEYSAEPNRVYEAELTARVKPGIKLHENFWIHIHADVEGAPDAITDDWVRLALDDGSPMSGAGLWHFYQTGGGYCQDVLVIPQGGSGHAPFAIRTGELDTGTATLSLIPAPCHPDHRPLRQDEGPPWPAGIHATVTPANFTVRSFASFLPDMAFTVDPTVQPGDYCFSAVTQTPHGGSEYAPFTLRVISQAGE, encoded by the coding sequence ATGATAAAACCGGACGGAAGAGTCAGGTATGAGTGGAAAGCTCCCGGCAGCATACGGATGGAGTTCATCGAATCCGGGAGCCCCCCGTCAGGAACACAGTATTTCGTTAACCGGACAATGGCCATCGATTACAACCCGGTCGAGAAGAAGTACCAAATCCATCCTGACCGGAAATTTCTCAACGGATATGATTACCAGGACATGGTGCAGCGGATGATAAAGTCCGGGAATTACTCTGTTATCGGGACTATGACGGAGAACGGCCGCACGCTTTATGGTATCGAGATCGTGACGGAACCATGGTCAGCAGAGTACTCAGGGGTTGTAACCTCCAGGATACAGGCCTGGGTCGATCCCGGGACCGGCCTTGCATGGAACATCTCAACGTATTACCCTTCAGACAAGGTGAGCCGGATTATCCGGTATGATACGATTGAAGTAAATACCGGAATTCCGGACAGCCATTTTGTCTTCAGCGTCCCGCAGGAGACCGAAGTCCAGTGCGGATCAGGCTCCGGCATCTCAAACACGGACCAGTACGATCCCCGCAAGCTCTCACCTGCACTGAAGCCCGGCTGCCTTGATTGCACAGAGGCCCTGCTGACAGAACCTGTCGGTGGATTCAGCGGGGACTACCTGCTGGTGGGCATGCTCGATTACCAGGGATCCAAGAGCGTTCCCAATCCCGACCCCTGGCAATCAATCAATTATACATACTATTCACGGAACATGAGCAAAGGTACGGTCAGGTATACAATCTCCCGGGTCAGCGGACTATACAGTACCGAACCATTGTCAACAGGGGGAAACGTCAGCATCAGTATCGAACCCGGGGAGTATAGTGCAGAACCGAATCGTGTATACGAAGCGGAGCTAACTGCACGGGTGAAGCCCGGCATAAAACTTCACGAGAACTTCTGGATCCATATCCATGCCGATGTTGAGGGGGCACCGGATGCGATTACAGACGACTGGGTCCGCTTAGCCCTCGATGACGGGAGCCCGATGAGTGGCGCAGGTCTGTGGCACTTCTACCAGACCGGGGGGGGCTACTGCCAGGATGTGCTCGTGATCCCACAGGGCGGGTCCGGCCATGCCCCGTTCGCCATCCGGACGGGGGAGCTCGATACCGGAACGGCAACGCTCTCCCTTATTCCGGCACCCTGCCACCCGGACCACCGCCCGCTCAGGCAGGATGAAGGCCCCCCATGGCCTGCAGGGATCCACGCAACCGTCACCCCGGCGAACTTCACGGTCAGGAGCTTTGCCAGTTTTCTGCCAGACATGGCGTTTACGGTTGATCCCACCGTACAACCCGGCGATTACTGTTTCAGCGCAGTCACACAGACACCGCATGGGGGGAGCGAATATGCACCGTTTACCCTCAGGGTAATATCACAGGCAGGAGAGTAG
- a CDS encoding 50S ribosomal protein L10, translating into MALYTHHLPSWKKDEVAEIKKNAKEYKLIGLVDMYGIPAQQVQQIRRNLRGKAVIKMTRNTLIKHAFDEIGGDLKNLTKYLSGHSAIIFTNDNPFKLYKQLEKTKTKMAAKAGEKAPEDIVVPAGPTSFKPGPIVGELQQAGIPAAIEGGKVKIRETKTVVKKGAVINPKLAAALVKLDVKPMDVGLILQAAFHEGSVYEPSVLAVDETVILGQIALASRQATALSIEAAYPTKDTAAAVLTKAVRDARAVAIEAAVYEKDVVDAIIGKAQRESQVLKNLVK; encoded by the coding sequence ATGGCGCTCTACACGCACCACCTCCCCTCGTGGAAGAAGGACGAAGTCGCTGAGATCAAGAAGAACGCAAAGGAGTACAAGCTCATCGGGCTTGTCGACATGTACGGTATCCCCGCCCAGCAGGTGCAGCAGATCCGCCGGAACCTCCGCGGAAAGGCTGTCATCAAGATGACGAGGAACACCCTCATTAAGCACGCGTTCGACGAGATTGGCGGGGACTTGAAGAACCTCACGAAGTACCTCTCCGGTCACTCGGCGATCATCTTCACGAACGACAACCCCTTCAAGCTCTACAAGCAGCTTGAGAAGACCAAGACCAAGATGGCGGCAAAAGCGGGCGAGAAGGCACCCGAAGACATCGTCGTCCCCGCGGGGCCCACGAGCTTCAAGCCCGGCCCGATTGTCGGTGAGCTCCAGCAGGCCGGTATCCCGGCAGCCATCGAGGGCGGCAAGGTCAAGATCCGCGAGACCAAGACGGTCGTCAAGAAGGGCGCCGTCATCAACCCCAAGCTTGCAGCAGCACTCGTCAAGCTCGACGTCAAGCCGATGGATGTCGGCCTGATCCTCCAGGCAGCCTTCCACGAGGGCAGCGTGTACGAGCCGTCGGTGCTGGCAGTTGACGAGACGGTCATCCTCGGACAGATCGCGCTCGCAAGCCGGCAGGCAACTGCCCTCTCGATCGAGGCAGCGTACCCGACGAAGGACACGGCAGCAGCGGTCCTTACAAAGGCAGTCAGGGATGCACGTGCGGTTGCGATCGAGGCAGCGGTCTACGAGAAGGATGTTGTCGATGCGATTATCGGCAAAGCGCAGAGAGAAAGCCAGGTCCTCAAGAACCTGGTAAAATAA
- the cysC gene encoding adenylyl-sulfate kinase, producing the protein MNDGFTLWFTGWSGSGKTTLAIEVEKSLKKYGIPYVQRLDGDIVRRDLSRDLGFTKKDRDENIRRVTFVAELLSKNGVATLVSFISPYREARATARSRCHNFIEIFMKCDPEILKNRDVKGFYQKAKNQQIHNFTGVSDPYEEPLDPEITIDSGRLSVAEARDLIIQHLKNKGLMG; encoded by the coding sequence ATGAACGATGGGTTCACGCTTTGGTTTACAGGATGGTCGGGCTCAGGAAAGACAACACTTGCCATCGAAGTAGAGAAGTCCTTGAAGAAATATGGTATTCCATACGTCCAGCGGCTTGACGGGGATATTGTCCGTCGGGATCTTTCCCGGGATCTTGGCTTTACAAAAAAGGATCGTGACGAGAACATCCGGCGGGTAACATTTGTTGCCGAATTGCTTAGCAAAAACGGTGTTGCAACACTGGTCTCCTTTATCTCTCCCTATCGTGAAGCACGTGCAACCGCAAGGTCCAGATGTCATAATTTTATCGAAATTTTCATGAAATGTGATCCAGAGATCCTGAAAAATCGTGATGTAAAAGGGTTTTACCAGAAGGCAAAAAACCAGCAGATACATAATTTTACTGGTGTCAGTGATCCTTATGAAGAACCACTGGATCCTGAGATCACCATCGATTCAGGCAGATTATCTGTTGCAGAGGCGCGGGATCTGATTATTCAGCATCTAAAAAATAAGGGATTGATGGGGTAG
- the pstA gene encoding phosphate ABC transporter permease PstA, protein MDRRLYEEHIFRGLMYVSVAIVLCSLLAVFAIVVIKGASALNIAMVTQTPQGGYYLGKQGGILNAIIGSVYLSVGAILLAISISLPAAWYLQKFGRASKIAHAIRTMLDIASGIPSLLYGAFIFLIMIMFQARASLLWGIITVGIFIAPLLTRAFDEVMQMVPEKLKEASYSLGATRWETVFRVVTRQAFPGLITAVLVSFGRAIGDAASVLFTAGYTDSIPTSLGDPVATLPLAIFFQLSTPFPQVQERAYASGIILLAIVLIISLGSRYLSKRMAHYSIK, encoded by the coding sequence ATGGATCGGAGACTGTATGAAGAACATATCTTCCGGGGGCTCATGTATGTCTCTGTAGCCATAGTCCTCTGCAGTCTTCTGGCAGTGTTTGCGATCGTTGTCATCAAAGGTGCATCCGCGCTTAATATCGCCATGGTGACCCAGACGCCCCAGGGAGGATATTACCTGGGAAAGCAAGGGGGCATCCTGAATGCAATCATTGGTTCGGTCTATCTCTCGGTTGGTGCGATCCTCCTTGCAATTTCTATCAGCCTCCCTGCAGCATGGTATCTTCAGAAGTTTGGCAGGGCCTCAAAAATTGCCCATGCTATACGGACGATGCTTGATATCGCTTCGGGGATTCCGTCCCTCCTTTACGGGGCATTTATTTTCTTGATCATGATCATGTTCCAGGCGCGTGCTTCGCTACTCTGGGGGATCATTACTGTGGGAATTTTTATTGCTCCCCTCCTGACCCGTGCCTTTGATGAGGTTATGCAGATGGTACCGGAAAAATTGAAGGAGGCCTCGTACTCGCTTGGTGCAACCCGGTGGGAAACGGTATTCCGGGTGGTGACACGGCAGGCGTTCCCCGGGCTCATCACTGCAGTTCTTGTCTCATTTGGTCGTGCAATCGGGGATGCAGCATCGGTGTTGTTTACTGCGGGGTATACAGATTCAATTCCCACATCCCTGGGCGACCCTGTCGCAACGCTGCCGCTTGCTATCTTCTTCCAGCTGTCTACACCTTTTCCCCAGGTGCAGGAACGGGCCTATGCATCTGGGATTATCCTGCTGGCCATCGTCCTGATCATCAGCCTCGGTTCACGATACCTTTCGAAAAGAATGGCACATTATAGCATCAAATAG
- the cysN gene encoding sulfate adenylyltransferase subunit CysN, translated as MTTLEVLLERNEKNDLLRFATAGSVDDGKSTLIGRLLHDSKSVYEDQLDAIKQYSSKNRESKIDFSLFTDGLKSEREQGITIDVAYRYFSTPKRRFIIADTPGHEQYTRNMATGCSTSSLALILVDATKGIVTQTRRHSFISSLLGIKHFIVAINKMDLVSYSEEVYTRITDDFRAFSDKLPVESIQFIPISALNGDNVITRNGKMPWYQGPALLDYLETVNISTWRNLIDFRFPVQYVNWGGKGSGMRGYCGTIASGIIRPGEIIVVLPSGRESRVKKILTFEGDQAYAYAPQAVTLYLEDDIDISRGDMIVRKKNLPLLTRNIEANVVWMDLKPLEMGKTYLIKHTTHSVKATLRTIVYRFDPEDLHRKSAEVLNLNEIGRVTFSLMNPIYADTYMHNRQTGCFILIDPVSNLTAGAGMITRRQCRDDSVADNRRTTNRTYWIVGNYERAQEIYYRKKESGESCMFLDDALLAGGICADLCLPGQKNAWLSRVAHVCRAANASGVSVVVGSVHAPDDSVRNIIGMGKMDIVKI; from the coding sequence CTGACAACGCTCGAAGTTTTACTCGAACGCAACGAGAAGAATGATCTTCTTCGGTTTGCGACTGCAGGCAGTGTGGATGATGGGAAATCAACCCTGATTGGCCGCCTCCTCCACGATTCCAAGTCAGTCTATGAAGACCAGCTTGATGCGATAAAGCAATATTCTTCTAAAAACCGCGAATCAAAAATAGACTTCTCTCTATTTACGGACGGCCTCAAATCGGAGCGCGAGCAGGGCATCACTATCGATGTAGCTTACCGGTATTTCTCCACTCCCAAACGACGTTTTATTATCGCCGATACCCCCGGGCACGAACAGTATACAAGAAACATGGCAACCGGGTGTTCGACATCATCGCTTGCCCTGATACTGGTTGACGCAACAAAAGGGATTGTTACCCAGACGCGGCGACATTCATTCATCTCCTCGCTCCTCGGCATTAAACATTTTATCGTTGCTATTAACAAGATGGATCTTGTCAGTTACTCAGAAGAGGTCTATACCCGGATAACAGACGATTTCCGGGCATTCTCTGATAAGCTTCCTGTTGAGTCTATCCAATTCATCCCCATCAGTGCACTTAACGGGGATAATGTAATCACGCGAAATGGGAAGATGCCATGGTATCAGGGCCCGGCTCTCCTGGATTATCTTGAGACAGTAAATATCTCAACGTGGCGGAACCTGATCGATTTCCGGTTTCCTGTCCAGTATGTCAACTGGGGTGGCAAGGGAAGCGGGATGCGAGGGTACTGTGGGACGATTGCGTCTGGGATTATCCGGCCCGGAGAAATCATTGTGGTTCTGCCTTCAGGCAGGGAAAGCCGGGTGAAGAAGATCCTTACGTTCGAAGGCGATCAGGCATATGCTTATGCACCTCAGGCGGTTACTCTGTATCTTGAAGATGACATCGACATCAGCCGCGGGGATATGATCGTCCGGAAGAAGAATCTCCCGCTCCTCACAAGGAATATTGAGGCGAATGTTGTCTGGATGGATTTAAAACCTCTGGAGATGGGGAAGACTTACCTCATCAAGCATACGACCCATAGCGTCAAGGCGACACTCCGCACGATAGTTTACCGATTCGATCCGGAAGATCTTCACCGGAAATCTGCGGAAGTTCTTAATCTTAATGAGATAGGCAGGGTTACGTTCAGTCTCATGAATCCGATCTATGCCGATACTTATATGCACAATCGGCAGACGGGATGTTTCATTCTTATCGATCCAGTAAGCAATCTGACCGCAGGTGCAGGAATGATAACAAGGCGGCAGTGCAGGGATGATAGTGTGGCAGATAATCGTCGGACCACTAATCGTACATACTGGATTGTTGGCAATTATGAACGCGCTCAGGAGATATATTACCGGAAAAAAGAATCGGGTGAGAGTTGCATGTTTCTTGATGACGCGCTGCTGGCAGGCGGGATATGCGCGGATCTGTGTCTGCCGGGACAAAAGAATGCGTGGCTGTCGCGTGTTGCCCATGTATGCAGGGCTGCGAACGCGTCCGGCGTTTCCGTAGTTGTCGGGTCAGTGCATGCTCCTGATGACTCTGTCCGGAACATTATCGGAATGGGAAAGATGGATATTGTCAAAATATGA
- the pstC gene encoding phosphate ABC transporter permease subunit PstC yields MSSVLSVPALISGVVLVSMVLLIFQKSSQILSTQPLTDLLFSSSWQPIAGNFGFLPFIMGTIWVTGLAMIIAVPVSLLTAIYLSEYAHLYIRSIIQPVIDLLAGIPSVVYGLFGILLIVPLIKNSIAPLFSITTSGYCILAGGLVLAIMVFPILISISYEVIRTVPVEMREASLGLGATRWETVKHVVMKKAFPGIVAAVILGFSRAFGETMAVLMVVGNVARVPESVFDPAYPIPALIANNYGEMMSIPLYDSALMFAAFLLLIIIVAFNLAAKYVLVRLSVVT; encoded by the coding sequence ATCAGCAGTGTTCTTTCGGTACCGGCTCTCATATCCGGTGTCGTTCTCGTCTCAATGGTACTGCTGATTTTCCAGAAGTCCTCACAGATTCTTTCAACCCAGCCCCTCACCGACCTCCTCTTCTCCTCTTCATGGCAACCTATCGCCGGTAACTTTGGCTTTTTACCGTTTATCATGGGGACGATCTGGGTTACCGGGCTTGCGATGATCATTGCTGTCCCGGTCTCCCTGCTAACTGCGATCTATCTCTCGGAATATGCCCATCTTTATATCAGGAGCATCATCCAGCCGGTAATCGACCTCCTGGCCGGGATCCCTTCGGTTGTGTACGGATTGTTTGGTATCCTTCTTATCGTTCCTCTTATAAAAAATTCCATCGCACCTCTCTTTAGTATAACAACTTCGGGATACTGCATCCTCGCAGGGGGTCTGGTTTTAGCAATTATGGTCTTCCCCATTCTTATCTCGATCTCGTATGAGGTTATTAGGACAGTCCCGGTAGAGATGAGGGAAGCGTCACTGGGGCTCGGTGCCACCCGGTGGGAGACGGTAAAGCATGTTGTCATGAAAAAGGCATTTCCCGGGATTGTTGCAGCTGTCATCCTTGGCTTCAGCCGGGCATTCGGGGAGACTATGGCAGTCCTCATGGTTGTAGGAAATGTTGCCCGCGTGCCAGAATCGGTGTTCGATCCTGCTTACCCGATTCCGGCCCTGATTGCGAATAATTATGGCGAGATGATGTCGATCCCCCTGTATGATTCCGCGCTCATGTTCGCTGCGTTTCTCCTCCTTATTATTATCGTAGCCTTCAACCTCGCGGCAAAGTATGTTCTTGTCAGGCTCTCGGTGGTGACATAA
- the rpl12p gene encoding 50S ribosomal protein P1, whose amino-acid sequence MEYIYAALLLHKAGKKVDENGVKAVLTAAGVAADEARIKALIAALDGVNIEEAIKAAAAAPVAVAAAAPAAAAAAPAKEEKKEEHKKEDEESGMAGLGALFG is encoded by the coding sequence ATGGAGTATATCTATGCAGCACTTCTCCTCCACAAGGCAGGAAAGAAGGTCGATGAGAACGGCGTCAAGGCAGTCCTGACCGCCGCAGGTGTAGCAGCAGACGAAGCACGCATCAAGGCACTCATTGCCGCCCTCGACGGCGTCAACATTGAGGAAGCCATCAAGGCAGCCGCAGCAGCACCGGTCGCCGTTGCAGCAGCAGCACCCGCAGCAGCCGCAGCAGCACCCGCCAAGGAAGAGAAGAAGGAAGAGCACAAGAAGGAAGACGAAGAGAGCGGCATGGCAGGGCTCGGTGCCCTGTTCGGCTGA
- a CDS encoding PstS family phosphate ABC transporter substrate-binding protein translates to MKVVLGLLVLFLVMVALVAAGCTIPHQDTNVAGSGKITVSGAFALYPMMVKWAEEYQKLHPDVKIEISAGGAGKGMTDTLSGMVDLGMVSRDISSDEANQGAVWVAVTKDAVVPTVSSDNPVLADLQSNGVKQSVFREIFINKSTTTWGQVAGRPGITDPVNVYTRSDACGAADVWAKYLGYKQENLQGVGIYGDPGLADAVKSDRLGVGYNNIGFAYDADTGKPLDGLAIIPLDINENGNIDPNEQVYATRHEIVNAINTGKYPSPPARELNIVAKTRFSGPTKEFVQWILTDGQQYVEGSGYIALPKERVNEQLVKLDR, encoded by the coding sequence ATGAAAGTTGTTCTGGGTTTGCTTGTGCTTTTCCTGGTTATGGTGGCTCTTGTTGCAGCTGGCTGCACTATCCCGCATCAGGATACAAATGTCGCGGGTAGTGGGAAAATAACTGTTTCGGGAGCGTTTGCATTGTATCCGATGATGGTGAAATGGGCTGAGGAATACCAAAAATTGCATCCTGATGTAAAGATCGAGATATCTGCCGGTGGTGCAGGTAAAGGTATGACCGATACGCTCTCAGGTATGGTTGATCTTGGTATGGTCTCCCGTGACATCTCATCGGATGAAGCAAACCAAGGGGCAGTCTGGGTTGCGGTAACTAAGGATGCTGTAGTTCCGACGGTCAGTTCGGATAATCCTGTACTTGCCGACCTCCAGTCAAATGGAGTAAAACAATCGGTTTTTCGAGAAATTTTCATCAATAAATCTACGACAACCTGGGGACAGGTAGCCGGCCGGCCAGGCATTACCGATCCGGTTAATGTGTATACCCGCTCCGATGCCTGCGGTGCTGCGGATGTCTGGGCAAAATACCTGGGATACAAACAGGAGAATCTGCAGGGTGTTGGGATCTATGGTGATCCGGGGCTCGCCGATGCAGTAAAATCGGATCGACTGGGTGTCGGTTATAACAATATCGGCTTTGCCTATGATGCAGATACTGGAAAACCACTTGATGGACTCGCCATTATTCCTCTTGATATCAATGAAAACGGGAATATCGATCCCAACGAGCAGGTATATGCAACACGCCACGAGATTGTGAATGCAATAAATACCGGCAAGTATCCCTCACCTCCAGCCCGCGAACTGAACATTGTTGCCAAGACACGCTTCTCCGGTCCCACGAAAGAATTCGTGCAGTGGATCCTTACCGACGGGCAGCAGTATGTCGAAGGATCGGGATACATAGCTCTGCCAAAAGAACGTGTAAATGAGCAACTGGTGAAACTGGACAGGTAA
- a CDS encoding 50S ribosomal protein L1, producing the protein MVDRAKILDAVKTAIEKAPKRKFSESIDITINLKNIDMAQPKNRIDETVLLPHGSGENVGICVIGKGDIVTQAKDAKVDLIIGPEEVERLGGAPREARKVAGKYRYFLAETAVMPQVGRYLGPRLGPRGRMPMPIPGGQDIRPIVERLRNSVKIRTKDKTVFSMKVGSTAMKPEQVAENIETVVKRVESVLEQGPLNVRSVFVKTTMGPSVRLE; encoded by the coding sequence ATGGTTGATAGGGCCAAGATTTTAGACGCCGTGAAAACGGCGATTGAGAAGGCGCCAAAACGCAAGTTCTCTGAGAGCATTGACATAACCATCAATCTCAAGAACATCGATATGGCGCAGCCGAAGAATCGTATCGACGAGACGGTTCTTCTTCCCCACGGTTCCGGCGAGAACGTCGGCATCTGTGTTATCGGGAAGGGAGACATCGTCACGCAGGCAAAGGATGCCAAAGTCGACCTGATCATCGGCCCTGAAGAAGTTGAACGGCTCGGGGGCGCACCCCGCGAGGCCCGGAAGGTAGCAGGCAAGTACCGCTACTTCCTGGCAGAGACCGCGGTCATGCCCCAGGTCGGTCGGTACTTAGGTCCCCGGCTCGGTCCGCGGGGCAGGATGCCGATGCCGATCCCGGGCGGGCAGGATATCCGCCCGATCGTCGAGCGTCTGCGCAACTCGGTGAAGATCCGTACAAAAGACAAGACAGTCTTCTCCATGAAAGTAGGGTCAACGGCAATGAAGCCGGAGCAGGTCGCTGAGAACATCGAAACGGTCGTCAAGAGGGTCGAGTCTGTCCTTGAACAGGGCCCGCTCAACGTTCGTTCCGTCTTCGTCAAGACCACGATGGGTCCCTCCGTGAGGCTGGAATAA
- a CDS encoding AbrB/MazE/SpoVT family DNA-binding domain-containing protein: MMGDQISDEIVCIEETSITVRSYRHRTTVPSKVFKFLDLKQGDTLRWIALKDGTVYIRKVPAQDLAD, translated from the coding sequence ATGATGGGAGATCAGATATCTGACGAAATTGTCTGCATTGAAGAAACAAGTATCACGGTCCGATCCTACCGTCACCGCACAACGGTCCCTTCCAAAGTGTTCAAATTCCTTGACCTGAAACAGGGCGATACGCTGCGGTGGATTGCCTTAAAAGACGGCACGGTATATATCCGGAAAGTGCCGGCACAGGATTTGGCAGATTGA
- a CDS encoding GNAT family N-acetyltransferase gives MRFCLSTTRLILDDLTAADLANIQAIARDPDFRKYVLIWLDTDEQIAAFLQHAMEGAKKTEGRLDYVLAARDRTTREFAGLTFIEIDPAQRSTAEIGIVLLPAFCRNGYGSEILRAFLKFGFETLGMHRVYGKCDELNRASARLMEKCGLVYEGTLREHVWLRDHWRSTRYYGMLAGEYAAGRA, from the coding sequence ATGAGATTCTGTCTTTCCACAACGCGGCTCATCCTTGACGATCTCACGGCTGCCGATCTCGCCAATATCCAGGCGATCGCCCGCGACCCGGATTTCCGGAAATATGTGCTCATCTGGCTTGACACGGACGAACAGATCGCAGCGTTCCTGCAGCACGCGATGGAAGGGGCGAAGAAAACGGAAGGCCGGCTCGACTACGTGCTCGCAGCACGGGACCGGACAACGCGGGAATTTGCCGGCCTCACGTTCATCGAGATCGATCCGGCACAGCGGAGCACTGCTGAGATCGGGATTGTCCTCCTCCCGGCGTTCTGCCGGAATGGGTACGGCTCGGAGATCCTCCGGGCGTTTCTCAAGTTTGGTTTTGAGACGCTCGGGATGCACCGCGTGTATGGGAAGTGCGACGAGCTGAACCGTGCCTCGGCCCGGCTTATGGAGAAGTGCGGCCTTGTGTACGAAGGCACCCTCCGCGAGCATGTCTGGCTCCGCGACCACTGGCGCTCGACCCGGTATTACGGGATGCTGGCGGGGGAGTACGCGGCCGGGAGAGCCTGA